The following proteins are encoded in a genomic region of Stigmatopora nigra isolate UIUO_SnigA chromosome 3, RoL_Snig_1.1, whole genome shotgun sequence:
- the LOC144193824 gene encoding eukaryotic translation initiation factor 4 gamma 2-like: MLGNIKFIGELGKLHLIHESILHKCIKTLLEKKKRVQLKDMGEDLECLCQIMKTVGPKLDHEKARSLMNQYFDRMQALTNNKELPARIRFLLQNTVELRKNNWVPRKAYFDNGPKTISQVRQDAVKDLGVFIPPHSDVSRSDFFMDNAFMDHSFLHGRVRFDKEGLGGLADMFGQMPGIGIGTGPGVIQDHYSPTLGRHRSNPIFNGHIGMNNSSHQSQFDTGNKPFIKPMQGQSSPVFSHKQNGSVPMQFKDMGPRFSKKGKLNVDKISLRPAQTFILNKKVPKLQPQMTMMPPSAQGSSMGQSLQLGLKTDPPPIQEKPAKSIKKLPPTKEEMDKMTETLIADYMNNKNVSEAVAAVKEMKAPKHFLAEMLNKIVESSLSRSDDDKELASTLIHELCTEGLVTSENLLQAILGILEQCPKIEEEVPLVKSYLAQFAARAAVADLVSMTDLAHQLENGAHFPLFLLCLQQMAKLKDREWLADLFQKSKVNMQKMLPEMDQNKDRMLEILEGKGLSFLFPLMKLEKELLKQIKVDPSPQSIYKWIKDNISPKLHTDKGFVNILTTSFLQYIAYEINPDDDEEQLASPSKEQLDEEKQLLLSFKPVMQKFLHEHMELQVAALYALQVHCNAKQFPKGMLLRFFAYFYDMEIIEEEAFLTWKEDVTQEYPGKGKALFHVNQWLTWLETAEDEESEDEDY; encoded by the exons ATGCTTGGCAACATCAAATTCATTGGAGAACTTGGGAAACTTCATCTTATCCACGAATCCATCCTCCATAAATGCATCAAAACA cttttggaaaaaaagaagagggtTCAACTTAAAGATATGGGAGAAGACCTGGAATGCCTCTGTCAGATAATGAAGACAGTGGGACCCAAGCTTGATCATGAAAAGGCTAGG TCCCTGATGAATCAGTACTTTGACCGCATGCAGGCATTGACCAACAATAAGGAACTGCCTGCGAGGATTCGCTTCCTGCTACAGAACACAGTGGAGTTGCGGAAGAACAACTGGGTGCCTCGTAAAGCCTATTTTGACAACGGTCCAAAGACGATCAGTCAAGTTCGTCAGGATGCCGTAAAG GACTTGGGTGTCTTCATTCCACCCCATTCTGATGTCTCCAGATCTGACTTTTTCATGGACAATGCTTTCATGGACCACTCTTTCCTGCACGGCAGGGTCAGATTTGACAAAGAAGGACTTGGGGGTCTGGCTGATATGTTTGGACAAATGCCTG GTATTGGTATTGGAACGGGTCCTGGAGTTATTCAAGACCACTACTCTCCTACTTTGGGCCGCCACCGCTCCAACCCAATCTTTAACGGCCATATCGGGATGAACAACAGTTCCCATCAATCCCAGTTTGACACAGGAAATAAACCATTTATCAAGCCAATGCAG GGTCAGAGTTCACCTGTTTTCAGCCATAAACAAAATGGCTCTGTTCCAATGCAGTTTAAGGATATGGGCCCACGCTTTAGCAAAAAAGGGAAGCTCAATGTGGACAAG ATTAGCCTGAGGCCTGCACAGACTTTCATCTTAAACAAAAAAGTGCCAAAGCTGCAGCCGCAGATGACGATGATGCCACCAAGTGCCCAAGGTTCCTCAATGGGACAG TCCCTGCAGCTCGGTCTTAAAACCGACCCGCCGCCAATTCAGGAAAAGCCTGCTAAGTCCATCAAGAAGCTCCCGCCCACTAAGGAAGAGATGGATAAAATGACG gagactCTTATCGCGGACTACATGAACAACAAGAATGTCAGCGAGGCTGTGGCCGCTGTGAAGGAGATGAAGGCTCCTAAACACTTTTTAGCAGAGATGTTGAACAAAATCGTGGAGTCTTCGCTCAGTCGTTCAGATGACGATAAGGAACTGGCGAGCACCCTGATTCATGAGCTTTGCACGGAGGGTCTTGTCACAAGTGAGAACCTATTGCAG GCCATACTCGGCATACTAGAGCAGTGTCCTAAAATCGAGGAAGAAGTCCCACTGGTCAAGTCGTACCTGGCTCAGTTTGCGGCTCGGGCCGCCGTAGCCGACTTGGTCAGCATGACGGATTTGGCCCACCAGCTGGAGAACGGCGCCCATTTCCCGCTTTTCTTGCTGTGTCTGCAACAAATGGCGAAGCTGAAGGATCGCGAGTGGCTCGCCGATCTTTTCCAGAAGAGCAAGGTCAACATGCAAAAGATGCTACCTG AAATGGATCAGAACAAGGACCGAATGCTGGAGATCCTGGAGGGCAAAGGGCTGAGCTTTCTATTTCCACTGATGAAGCTGGAGAAGGAACTTCTGAAGCAGATCAAAGTGGATCCGTCTCCGCAGTCCATCTACAAGTGGATTAAAGACAACATCTCTCCCAAGCTCCACACAGACAAAGGCTTTGTCAACATCCTTACCACCAG TTTCTTGCAGTACATCGCCTACGAGATCAACCCAGACGATGACGAAGAGCAGCTGGCATCGCCGAGCAAGGAGCAGCTGGATGAGGAGAAACAGCTGCTGCTCTCTTTCAAGCCAGTCATGCAAAAGTTCCTGCACGAGCACATGGAGCTGCAAGTGGCCGCACTCTATGCACTGCAGGTCCACTGTAACGCTAAACAGTTTCCCAAAG GCATGCTGCTGCGGTTTTTCGCCTACTTTTACGACATGGAAATCATCGAAGAAGAAGCCTTCCTTACATGGAAAGAAGACGTCACCCAAGAGTATCCAGGAAAAGGAAAAGCGTTGTTTCAC GTAAACCAGTGGCTCACCTGGCTGGAGACTGCCGAAGATGAGGAGTCAGAGGACGAAGATTACTAA
- the ctr9 gene encoding RNA polymerase-associated protein CTR9 homolog: protein MSRGSIEIPLRDTDEVIELDFDQLPEGDEVISILKQEHTQLHIWIALALEYYKQGKTEDFVKLLEAARIDGNLDYRDHEKDQMTCLDTLAAYYVQQARREKNKDAKKELITQATLLYTMADKIIMYDQNHLLGRACFCLLEGDKMDQADAQFQFVLNQSTNNIPALLGKACISFNKKDYRGALAYYKKALRTNPGCPAEVRLGMGHCFVKLSKLEKARLAFGRALELNPKCVGALVGLAVLELNNKEADSIKNGVQLLSRAYTIDPSNPMVLNHLANHFFFKKDYSKVQHLALHAFHNTEVEAMQAESCYQLARSFHVQEDYDQAFQYYYQATQFASSTFVLPFFGLGQMYVYRRDKENAAQCFEKVLKAYPNNYETIKILGSLYATSDDQEKRDIAKGHLKKVTEQYPDDVEAWIELAQILEQTDILGALSAYGTATRILQEKVQADVPPEILNNLGALHFRLGNLEEAKKYFLASLDRAKAEGEHDEHYYNAISVTTSYNLARLYEAMCEFHEAEKLYKNILREHPNYVDCYLRLGAMARDKGNFYEASDWFKEALQINQDHPDAWSLIGNLHLAKQEWGPGQKKFERILKQPSTQNDTYSMLALGNVWLQTLHQPTRDREKEKRHQDRALAIYKQVLRNDAKNLYAANGIGAVLAHKGYFREARDVFAQVREATADISDVWLNLAHIYVEQKQYISAVQMYENCLKKFYKHQNTEVLLYLARALFKCGKLQECKQMLLKARHVAPNDTVLMFNVALVLQRLATLVLKDEKSNLKAVLSSVKELELAHRYFSYLSKAGDKMRFDLAHAASEARQCSDLLSQAQYHVARARKQDEEEKELRAKQEQERDQLRQQLMKEQEERKSREAEEQKKLLEQRALYVEKTRNLLTFVEGSSKERKKGGGGRRKKGNDMDDFVNDDSDEDLPMKKKKKRAASGSDQDEGEDGEKKARRKRKAHRGDDSDDEERGQHKKQRKSKERKRLEKQIERDPPSLKGKIKSKAIISSSESSDEDGLKIAEDRNQRDSGSGSDDNRKRIVSESDSDAGRNRSGSEAGSPRRSEGSPRGSEGSPRGSEGSPRGSEGSPRGSEGSPRRSEGSPRRSEGSPPRSEGSPRRSPGSDEDDNDSGSDRPTKKRQQSDSDNESKRSGSDDESPPGSPVAASDRESEAGSDNEGSPRRSDNGSEPEGSNNDDDSD, encoded by the exons ATGTCTCGGGGGTCTATCGAGATCCCACTGCGGGACACCGATGAG gtCATTGAACTTGACTTCGATCAGTTACCTGAAGGCGATGAAGTCATCAGTATCCTCAAACAGGAGCACACGCAGCTGCATATATGGATTGCCTTGGCG TTGGAGTACTACAAGCAGGGGAAAACAGAGGATTTTGTCAAACTTCTCGAGGCAGCACGTATCGATGGGAACCTGGATTACAGGGACCATGAGAAAGACCAGATGACCTGTCTGGACACCCTGGCAGCTTACTATGTGCAGCAGGCTCGCAGAGAAAAGAACAAAGATGCCAAGAAAGAGCTCATCACGCAGGCCACGCTGTTGTACACAATGGCAGACAAGATCATCATGTACGATCAG AACCATTTACTGGGAAGAGCATGTTTTTGTCTGCTGGAAGGAGACAAGATGGACCAAGCTGACGCTCAGTTCCAGTTTGTTCTTAACCAGTCTACAAATAATATCCCTGCTTTGCTAG GTAAGGCCTGTATCTCCTTCAATAAAAAGGATTACAGAGGAGCACTTGCATACTACAAAAAGGCTCTGCGTACAAACCCCGGTTGTCCAG CTGAAGTACGGCTGGGCATGGGACACTGCTTTGTCAAACTCAGCAAGCTGGAGAAAGCCCGCTTGGCCTTTGGTCGCGCCCTAGAGCTTAACCCAAAATGCGTGGGAGCCCTCGTGGGCCTGGCCGTGCTGGAACTAAACAACAAGGAGGCCGATTCCATCAAGAACGGCGTGCAGCTCCTCTCACGTGCCTACACCATTGACCCCAGCAATCCCATGGTCCTCAACCACCTCGCCAACCACTTCTTCTTTAAAAAG GATTACAGCAAAGTGCAGCATCTGGCCCTCCATGCTTTCCATAACACCGAAGTTGAGGCCATGCAGGCAGAAAGTTGCTACCAGTTGGCTCGATCCTTCCACGTGCAG GAGGACTATGACCAAGCCTTTCAGTATTACTACCAAGCCACGCAGTTCGCTTCGTCCACTTTCGTCTTGCCCTTTTTCGGCCTGGGGCAGATGTACGTTTATCGGCGAGACAAAGAGAATGCGGCCCAGTGCTTTGAAAAGGTTTTAAAGGCCTACCCCAACAACTACGAGACCATCAAAATTTTGGGTTCCCTGTACGCTACGTCGGACGATCAGGAAAAGCGAGATATTGCAAAG GGTCATCTAAAGAAAGTAACAGAACAGTACCCGGATGACGTGGAAGCCTGGATCGAGTTGGCTCAGATCTTGGAGCAGACCGACATCCTGGGAGCCTTATCAGCATACGGGACCGCCACCCGCATATTGCAGGAGAAAGTGCAGGCGGACGTGCCCCCGGAGATCCTCAACAATCTGGGGGCGCTTCATTTCCGACTGGGCAACTTGGAAGAGGCCAAG AAATACTTTCTGGCTTCTCTGGATCGGGCCAAAGCCGAAGGCGAGCACGACGAGCACTACTACAACGCCATTTCTGTCACCACCTCCTACAATCTGGCACGGTTGTATGAGGCTATGTGTGAATTCCACGAAGCAGAGAAGCTTTATAAGAACATCCTGAGAGAGCATCCCAACTATGTGGATT GCTATTTACGACTCGGTGCCATGGCGCGAGATAAAGGCAATTTCTACGAGGCTTCCGATTGGTTCAAAGAGGCCCTGCAGATTAATCAG GATCATCCAGATGCCTGGTCCCTTATAGGAAACCTGCACTTGGCCAAACAGGAGTGGGGACCAGGGCAAAAGAAGTTTGAGCGTATTCTGAAGCAGCCTTCCACACAGAATGACACCTACTCCATGTTGGCTTTGGGCAACGTGTGGCTGCAGACCCTCCACCAGCCCACCAGGGACAGAGAAAAG GAAAAGAGACATCAGGATCGAGCCCTAGCCATTTACAAACAGGTCCTGCGAAATGATGCCAAAAACCTCTACGCGGCCAATGGCATTG GTGCTGTCCTTGCCCACAAGGGCTACTTCAGAGAAGCCCGCGATGTGTTTGCGCAGGTGAGGGAGGCCACGGCCGACATCAGCGACGTGTGGTTGAATCTGGCCCACATTTACGTGGAGCAGAAGCAGTACATCAGCGCGGTGCAGATG TACGAGAACTGCTTGAAGAAGTTTTACAAACACCAGAACACAGAGGTCTTGCTCTACTTGGCACGGGCCCTCTTTAAATGTGGGAAACTCCAAGAGTGCAAGCAGATGTTACTGAAG GCACGCCACGTGGCGCCCAATGATACGGTGCTGATGTTCAACGTGGCTTTGGTGCTTCAGCGACTTGCCACTCTGGTGCTGAAGGACGAAAAGAGCAACCTGAAGGCTGTGCTGAGCTCCGTCAAAGAACTGGAGCTTGCTCACAG GTATTTTAGTTATTTGAGCAAAGCTGGAGACAAGATGAGATTCGACCTTGCACATGCAGCATCTGAAGCCAG GCAGTGCTCTGACCTGTTGAGTCAGGCTCAGTACCATGTGGCCCGAGCCAGAAAGCAGGATGAAGAGGAGAAGGAACTCCGGGCCAAACAAGAACAGGAGCGGGACCAGCTGCGCCAGCAGCTGATGAAGGAGCAG GAGGAGAGGAAGAGTCGAGAAGCCGAAGAGCAGAAAAAGCTGTTGGAGCAAAGAGCTCTGTACGTGGAGAAAACCAGGAACCTCCTCACCTTTGTCGAGGGTTCCTCAAAGGAGAGGAAGAAGGGAGGTGGAGGACGT CGCAAGAAGGGCAACGACATGGACGACTTTGTCAACGATGACTCAGACGAGGACCTAcccatgaaaaagaaaaagaaaagggcgGCGAGCGGGAGCGATCAGGACGAAGGAGAGGACGGAGAGAAGAAGGCCCGGCGGAAGAGAAA AGCCCACCGAGGGGACGATAGCGATGACGAGGAAAGAGGTCAACACAAGAAGCAACGCAAAAGCAAAGAGCGCAAGCGGCTTGAAAag CAAATTGAACGTGATCCGCCTTCTCTCAAAGGAAAGATCAAGTCAAAGGCTATCATCTCTTCGTCAGAATCATCAGATGAGGACGGGCTAAAAATAGCGGAGGACAG gAACCAAAGAGACAGTGGTTCCGGATCCGACGACAACAGGAAGCGCATCGTATCGGAAAGCGACTCTGACGCTGGAAGGAATCGTTCCGGCAGCGAGGCGGGCAGCCCTCGGCGGTCCGAGGGAAGCCCCCGGGGTTCCGAGGGAAGCCCCCGGGGTTCCGAGGGAAGCCCCCGGGGTTCCGAGGGAAGCCCCCGGGGTTCCGAGGGCAGTCCCCGGCGGTCCGAGGGCAGCCCACGGCGGTCCGAAGGCAGCCCACCGCGGTCTGAGGGCAGCCCCCGACGCTCGCCGGGCTCTGACGAAGACGACAATGACTCCGGGAGCGATCGTCCTACGAAGAAGAGGCAGCAGTCTGACTCGGACAACGAGAGCAAAAGGTCGGGATCGGACGATGAGTCCCCACCCGGTTCACCCGTGGCGGCGTCGGACCGTGAATCGGAGGCTGGGTCTGACAACGAGGGCTCCCCTCGGCGCTCCGACAACGGATCGGAGCCAGAGGGTTCCAATAATGACGATGACAGTGATTAA